A stretch of the Patescibacteria group bacterium genome encodes the following:
- a CDS encoding sigma factor-like helix-turn-helix DNA-binding protein has protein sequence MTAKIKIASYVGLVDSLLANLPDREREVLQRRNALSDIAEAHTLEQIGNDFNITRERVRQIEREGLKKLSALDYEKAKLPISDLQIEISDYLKAHGGIMAENHIKEKLLSEQKLDEERALNFILTNILGAKFNRLDNSNDYHIIWKLDNIDLDKTLEIVVALKDLISKHGNPLHLEDLESKFKDHAHYQTIDQMSGDNLAILEALLRLRKDLDKNILEQWGMINWNTITPKRMTDKAYLIMLREGKPLHFAQVADLINQADFDRKQAHPATVHNELILDDKYVLVGRGIYALKEWGYKEGTVADIISQILKAKGPVTRNELADEVLKQRMVQKTTITLALMDKERFGRLADGRYDLVK, from the coding sequence ATGACAGCTAAAATAAAAATTGCTAGCTATGTTGGCTTGGTTGATTCTTTACTGGCTAATTTGCCGGATAGAGAACGCGAAGTTTTACAGCGCAGAAATGCATTGTCCGATATTGCCGAAGCTCATACCTTAGAGCAGATTGGCAATGATTTTAATATTACTCGCGAACGTGTCAGACAAATTGAAAGAGAAGGCTTAAAAAAGCTGTCTGCTTTAGATTATGAAAAAGCCAAACTGCCAATCAGTGATCTACAAATAGAAATTTCAGATTATTTGAAAGCGCATGGCGGCATAATGGCTGAAAACCATATTAAGGAAAAATTGCTGTCTGAGCAGAAATTAGATGAGGAAAGGGCATTAAATTTTATTTTAACTAATATCCTTGGCGCTAAATTCAATCGCCTTGATAATTCTAATGATTACCACATTATTTGGAAACTTGATAATATTGATTTAGATAAAACTCTAGAAATAGTCGTTGCTTTGAAAGATTTAATCAGTAAACATGGTAATCCATTACATTTAGAAGATTTAGAATCTAAATTCAAAGATCATGCTCATTACCAAACAATTGACCAGATGAGCGGTGATAATTTGGCTATTTTAGAAGCTTTATTGCGTTTGAGAAAGGATCTTGATAAAAACATTTTAGAACAGTGGGGCATGATAAATTGGAATACAATTACCCCGAAAAGAATGACTGATAAAGCATATTTAATCATGCTGCGTGAAGGCAAACCATTGCATTTTGCCCAAGTCGCTGATTTAATTAATCAGGCTGACTTTGATCGCAAGCAGGCTCATCCAGCCACTGTCCATAATGAATTGATATTAGATGACAAATATGTGCTAGTCGGCCGCGGTATTTATGCCTTGAAAGAATGGGGCTATAAAGAAGGCACTGTCGCGGACATTATTTCCCAGATTTTAAAGGCCAAAGGGCCGGTTACAAGAAATGAATTAGCAGACGAAGTTTTAAAGCAAAGAATGGTCCAAAAAACAACGATTACCCTGGCGTTGATGGATAAAGAACGTTTTGGCAGGTTGGCAGACGGCCGTTATGACCTAGTGAAATAA